From one Pedobacter faecalis genomic stretch:
- a CDS encoding glycoside hydrolase family 76 protein, which translates to MKHIYILWVALVLSATILSCKKGGVAPLPEDNIGTTISPVAQLKAQATTEENELALSWTNPEDEHLMKVEISYSPTATPTAASPNPVLVDAASGAQATLKIKLPVHAKYTIRAVTINRAGVRSVPATVDATPFKPGTVVEPEPEDLANRFLKRTDTLMTSLVAHFLEGKSMDMWTNNYPYKAGDFWQNAAMAWGHGAAFSGYAAFKEAAEGKTEYKTKIQNLYDNRLLTSIDKLRNRKNGKAEAYAVWPGDGDERFYDDNIWIGIDMADLYMLTKNQKYLDRAEMVWTFVLEGTDNAMGGGVYWKEYGDSKNTCSTAPAAVLAAKLYEATKKPAYLNSAKSLYSWVKQHLQDPSDYLYWDNVKLSDKNNPNSTLLVDKSKFSYNSGQPMQAAALLYNITNEQQYLTDAQNIAKSAYKRWFIPFNSYTIGQSFRILAPDHVWFQAIMFRGFIELYKIDKNRTYVSAYEKTMENAWRSNARNRGTNMINDDFRGGTTQTSWEILFQGACLEMLARLAALEQQGL; encoded by the coding sequence ATGAAACATATATATATACTATGGGTAGCCCTTGTACTCTCGGCTACCATCCTATCCTGTAAAAAAGGCGGGGTTGCCCCGCTTCCTGAAGATAACATCGGGACTACGATCAGCCCTGTAGCGCAATTGAAAGCACAGGCGACCACCGAAGAAAATGAGCTGGCCTTGAGCTGGACAAATCCGGAAGATGAACACCTGATGAAAGTAGAGATCAGTTATAGTCCGACCGCTACACCGACGGCAGCTTCGCCTAACCCGGTACTGGTCGACGCCGCATCGGGCGCACAGGCTACACTCAAAATAAAGCTCCCTGTACATGCAAAATATACAATCAGGGCGGTAACCATCAACCGCGCCGGTGTAAGATCGGTGCCCGCCACCGTAGACGCAACGCCGTTTAAGCCCGGCACAGTGGTGGAGCCGGAGCCTGAGGATCTGGCAAACCGGTTTTTAAAGCGCACGGATACATTAATGACTTCATTGGTGGCTCACTTCCTGGAGGGTAAGTCTATGGACATGTGGACGAATAACTACCCTTATAAAGCCGGTGACTTTTGGCAGAATGCTGCGATGGCTTGGGGGCATGGCGCTGCGTTTTCTGGCTATGCAGCATTTAAGGAAGCCGCTGAAGGAAAGACTGAATATAAAACCAAAATTCAGAATTTGTATGATAACCGCTTGCTGACCAGCATTGATAAGCTGCGCAACAGAAAGAATGGCAAGGCCGAGGCTTATGCGGTATGGCCTGGCGATGGCGATGAGCGCTTTTACGATGACAACATCTGGATAGGTATCGACATGGCGGATCTGTATATGCTGACAAAAAACCAGAAGTACCTGGATCGGGCAGAGATGGTGTGGACTTTCGTGCTTGAGGGTACCGACAATGCCATGGGCGGCGGGGTGTACTGGAAAGAATATGGCGACAGCAAGAACACCTGCTCCACAGCACCAGCGGCTGTATTGGCGGCCAAACTATACGAAGCAACCAAGAAACCGGCATACCTGAACAGCGCAAAGTCCTTGTATTCCTGGGTAAAGCAACATCTGCAAGATCCTTCAGACTATCTCTACTGGGATAACGTGAAGCTATCGGACAAAAACAACCCGAATTCAACGCTATTGGTAGACAAAAGCAAGTTCAGTTACAATTCTGGTCAGCCCATGCAGGCAGCTGCATTACTGTACAACATTACGAACGAACAGCAATACCTCACGGATGCGCAGAATATTGCAAAATCGGCCTATAAGCGTTGGTTCATTCCGTTCAACTCTTATACGATCGGTCAGTCGTTCCGCATTCTTGCGCCCGACCATGTGTGGTTTCAGGCCATCATGTTCAGGGGCTTTATCGAGCTGTACAAAATCGATAAAAACCGGACATACGTTTCTGCCTATGAGAAGACGATGGAAAATGCATGGCGATCAAATGCCCGCAACCGCGGTACCAATATGATTAATGATGACTTCAGAGGCGGCACTACGCAGACCAGCTGGGAGATCTTGTTCCAGGGGGCATGTCTGGAAATGCTTGCCAGACTCGCAGCGCTGGAGCAGCAAGGTTTGTAA